One Kribbella sp. NBC_00662 genomic region harbors:
- a CDS encoding sugar ABC transporter substrate-binding protein, translating to MKTVRRIRRRLLSLLLVAPLIAVAACSGSSGAGGDDKQVTLTYAIWDQAQAAAMKQIITEFHAKHPNIDVQVQVTPWESYWTKLQTSVTAGTGPDVFWMTMVYAKYYATGGGTAPLDDQIKKSKLDMSAYVPAVTKAYTVNGKVYGVPKDVNGFGLCYNKKLFDAAKVKYPDESWTWSDVIAAAQKLTNPKQGVYGFVAPEADELSWYLTVPQVGGQVISPDGKSSGYDQSATIQGIQFWTDMITKYHVSPTLQQTTDTDPLAMLTSGKVAMRYCGSWEPEEIAAVPYGKANIGIAPLPAGPGGNRNYYSNGLANSMSAKTKHPDQAWEFLQFLGSDRAAEIQAKTGTVIPAYQGHADAYAKAMPEFDLQVFVDHLKYAQPFPASTDTAAWRDAATKQFADAWTGKSPVADVSRHVAETMNAALAKEQR from the coding sequence ATGAAGACGGTACGACGAATCCGCCGACGGCTGCTGAGTCTGTTGCTCGTGGCACCTTTGATCGCCGTCGCGGCCTGCTCGGGATCTTCCGGAGCAGGTGGCGACGACAAGCAGGTCACCCTCACCTACGCGATCTGGGACCAGGCCCAGGCGGCCGCGATGAAGCAGATCATCACGGAGTTCCACGCCAAGCACCCGAACATCGACGTCCAGGTCCAGGTCACTCCCTGGGAGAGCTACTGGACGAAGTTGCAGACCAGCGTCACCGCGGGCACCGGACCCGATGTCTTCTGGATGACCATGGTCTACGCCAAGTACTACGCGACCGGTGGCGGGACAGCTCCACTGGACGACCAGATCAAGAAGTCGAAGCTGGACATGAGCGCGTACGTGCCCGCAGTCACCAAGGCCTACACCGTCAACGGCAAGGTGTACGGCGTACCGAAGGACGTCAACGGGTTCGGGCTCTGCTACAACAAGAAGCTCTTCGACGCCGCAAAGGTGAAGTACCCGGACGAGTCGTGGACCTGGAGCGACGTGATCGCCGCGGCTCAGAAGCTGACGAACCCGAAGCAGGGTGTGTACGGTTTCGTCGCGCCCGAGGCCGACGAGCTGAGCTGGTACCTGACCGTGCCGCAGGTCGGCGGTCAGGTCATCTCACCCGATGGCAAGAGTTCCGGGTACGACCAGTCGGCGACGATCCAGGGCATCCAGTTCTGGACCGACATGATCACCAAGTACCACGTCTCGCCGACGCTGCAGCAGACCACCGACACCGACCCGCTGGCGATGCTCACCTCGGGGAAGGTCGCGATGAGGTACTGCGGATCGTGGGAGCCCGAGGAGATCGCCGCCGTCCCGTACGGCAAGGCGAACATCGGCATCGCGCCGTTGCCGGCCGGGCCGGGCGGAAACCGGAACTACTACAGCAACGGACTGGCGAACAGCATGTCCGCCAAGACCAAGCATCCTGATCAGGCGTGGGAGTTCCTGCAGTTCCTCGGATCCGATCGGGCCGCTGAGATCCAGGCCAAGACGGGCACCGTGATCCCGGCGTACCAGGGGCACGCCGACGCGTACGCCAAGGCGATGCCGGAGTTCGACCTGCAGGTCTTCGTCGACCACCTCAAGTACGCGCAGCCGTTCCCGGCCTCCACCGACACCGCCGCCTGGCGGGACGCGGCGACGAAGCAGTTCGCCGACGCCTGGACCGGTAAGTCCCCGGTCGCCGACGTGTCCCGGCACGTCGCGGAGACGATGA
- a CDS encoding NAD(P)/FAD-dependent oxidoreductase, with protein sequence MPEFDLIIIGGGIVGASAALAGVRQGARVALVDAGLAGRATDAGAGIVSPVALDRGEQRPDWTSMITECVGYYHSLLAELDAVDPAGAGSATFEQVGELVVAGDDPDEQAALDAVAERLSTPEGRRAHGVTKPVETVDGADLRAYWPELRGDLRGIFIAEVGRVVGSRLHDRLMTAARRRARTRSDGADLEVIPGAGSLDPQYPSPRVRVGHRVLDGGAVLFATGAWAASDLAAYGVEVGVRPIRGQLVHLRLDGRQTGMRPVVNTPGAGYLLGFDDRIVAGATHEDVGFDARVTAGGQHAVLSAALALAPGLSAATVLETRVGLRPATSDGLPLVGAVAPSVHVATGLGAWGLTLGPLLGELSARHALGEELPARLDFLSPARPATKESL encoded by the coding sequence ATGCCGGAGTTTGACCTGATCATCATCGGCGGCGGCATCGTCGGGGCGAGCGCCGCACTGGCCGGCGTCCGCCAGGGCGCGCGGGTGGCGCTCGTCGACGCCGGCCTGGCCGGCCGTGCGACGGACGCCGGCGCGGGAATCGTCTCGCCCGTCGCACTCGACCGTGGTGAGCAGCGTCCGGACTGGACGTCGATGATCACCGAGTGCGTCGGCTACTACCACAGTCTCCTGGCCGAGCTGGATGCTGTTGACCCGGCCGGAGCGGGCTCGGCGACGTTCGAACAGGTCGGCGAGCTGGTCGTGGCCGGCGACGATCCGGACGAACAGGCCGCGCTCGACGCGGTGGCCGAGCGGCTCTCCACCCCGGAGGGACGCCGCGCGCACGGCGTCACGAAGCCGGTCGAAACCGTTGACGGCGCAGACCTCCGCGCCTACTGGCCGGAGCTGCGCGGCGATCTGCGCGGAATCTTCATCGCCGAGGTCGGTCGCGTCGTCGGTTCCCGCCTCCACGACCGGCTGATGACCGCGGCGCGTCGGCGGGCTCGGACCCGATCCGACGGTGCCGACCTCGAGGTGATCCCCGGCGCCGGAAGCCTGGATCCGCAGTACCCGTCTCCGCGGGTCCGCGTCGGGCATCGGGTGCTCGACGGGGGAGCGGTTCTCTTCGCCACCGGCGCCTGGGCAGCATCGGACCTGGCTGCCTACGGTGTCGAGGTCGGCGTCCGTCCGATCCGTGGGCAGCTCGTGCATCTGCGTCTCGACGGCCGGCAGACGGGCATGCGGCCAGTGGTGAACACGCCCGGCGCCGGCTATCTGCTCGGCTTCGACGACCGCATCGTCGCAGGGGCGACCCACGAGGACGTCGGATTCGACGCACGAGTCACGGCCGGCGGCCAGCACGCCGTACTGAGTGCGGCTCTCGCCCTGGCGCCCGGCCTGTCCGCTGCCACTGTCCTCGAGACCAGGGTGGGACTGCGACCCGCGACCAGCGACGGGCTGCCGCTGGTCGGTGCGGTTGCGCCGTCGGTCCACGTCGCCACCGGCCTGGGGGCGTGGGGCCTGACACTCGGCCCGCTGCTCGGCGAACTCTCGGCGCGGCACGCATTGGGGGAAGAACTGCCCGCGCGACTCGACTTCCTCAGCCCAGCCCGCCCCGCTACGAAGGAGTCCCTATGA
- a CDS encoding amidohydrolase family protein: MMAEGLGDIRLRDFAPVSMMTAAVTSVTTPAAPIVDVHNHLGRRNTGVWRVPDPDALIATMDESGVATIVNLDGEWSDELEANLDRYDRRYPGRFVTFARVDWTDTSTPGWGDRMAASLSDSVRRGATGLKLWKDIGLRVRDERSELIFLDDPRLEPLWDALAESGVPALIHTADPVAFFQPLDRRNERLEELLRHPDWHFHGPDFPPLQRLLDAFEAVVAGHPQVRFIGAHVGCLAENLDWVEQMLDRCPNYRVDLAARIAELGRQPRRTRALIERHPDRVLLGTDCAPPDVEDYRMYLRFLASNDEAFDYSSSEPPPTGRWTISGLGLPDALAALVEGDNARAFIPALATASPGSSDAGV; encoded by the coding sequence ATGATGGCCGAAGGACTCGGTGATATCCGGCTGCGCGACTTTGCTCCGGTGTCGATGATGACCGCCGCGGTGACGTCGGTGACAACTCCGGCGGCGCCGATCGTAGACGTCCACAACCATCTCGGACGACGCAACACCGGAGTCTGGCGGGTGCCCGATCCGGATGCTCTGATCGCGACGATGGACGAGTCGGGCGTGGCGACCATCGTGAACCTCGACGGTGAGTGGAGCGACGAGCTCGAGGCGAACCTCGACCGCTACGACCGGCGCTATCCCGGGCGCTTCGTGACGTTCGCGCGAGTGGACTGGACCGACACCTCGACGCCGGGCTGGGGCGACCGGATGGCTGCCTCGCTGAGCGATTCGGTACGCCGTGGCGCGACGGGACTGAAGCTCTGGAAGGACATCGGGCTCCGGGTGCGCGACGAGCGGTCGGAGTTGATCTTCCTCGATGATCCTCGCCTGGAGCCGCTGTGGGACGCGCTGGCCGAGTCAGGCGTTCCGGCGCTCATCCATACCGCCGACCCGGTTGCCTTCTTCCAGCCGCTCGACCGTCGCAACGAGCGGCTCGAGGAGCTGCTGCGGCATCCTGACTGGCACTTTCACGGACCTGACTTCCCGCCGCTGCAGCGATTGCTCGACGCGTTCGAGGCTGTCGTCGCCGGCCATCCACAGGTTCGCTTCATCGGTGCCCACGTCGGTTGCCTCGCCGAGAACCTCGACTGGGTCGAGCAGATGCTCGACCGCTGCCCGAACTATCGCGTCGACCTAGCCGCGCGGATCGCCGAGCTCGGCCGCCAGCCGCGACGCACCCGGGCGCTGATCGAACGTCATCCGGACCGGGTCCTGCTCGGTACCGACTGCGCTCCGCCGGATGTCGAGGACTATCGGATGTACCTGCGTTTCCTGGCCAGCAACGACGAGGCCTTCGACTACTCGTCGAGCGAGCCGCCGCCGACCGGACGCTGGACGATTTCGGGACTCGGACTGCCGGATGCTCTGGCGGCGCTGGTGGAAGGGGACAACGCGCGCGCTTTCATCCCGGCGCTCGCGACCGCTTCGCCAGGGAGCAGCGATGCCGGAGTTTGA
- a CDS encoding MBL fold metallo-hydrolase, translating to MSEARITHIGGPTTLIEVDGWRLLTDPTFDPPGRRYAFGWGSSSRKLVGPAVAVGELPPIDAVLLTHDHHADNLDDAGRALLPSVGAVVTTYSGAARLGGGAVGLRPWSVHTLRQSGRPPLEITATPCRHGPPLSRRITGDVVGFALRWPGQEHGALWITGDSVLYDGLRQVGTRFEVGTMLLHLGGVQFGVSGPLRYTMTGADGVELCSLLTPRTVVPVHYEGWSHFRQGRDGIEAAFAATAPELTWLDLGKPGTVPI from the coding sequence GTGAGCGAGGCGCGGATCACCCATATCGGCGGTCCGACGACGTTGATCGAGGTCGACGGCTGGCGGCTGCTCACCGATCCGACGTTCGATCCACCGGGCCGGCGGTACGCGTTCGGCTGGGGCTCGTCGTCCCGGAAGCTCGTGGGACCGGCGGTCGCGGTCGGCGAGCTGCCACCGATCGACGCCGTACTGCTCACGCACGATCACCACGCGGACAACCTGGACGACGCCGGCCGGGCCTTGCTGCCGTCGGTCGGGGCCGTGGTCACCACGTACAGCGGCGCGGCACGGCTCGGAGGGGGCGCCGTCGGGCTGCGGCCGTGGTCGGTCCACACCCTGCGGCAAAGTGGCCGGCCGCCGCTGGAGATCACCGCCACGCCGTGCCGGCACGGGCCGCCGCTCAGCCGTCGGATCACCGGCGACGTCGTCGGCTTCGCCCTGCGCTGGCCGGGCCAGGAGCACGGCGCCCTGTGGATCACCGGAGACTCGGTGCTGTACGACGGACTGCGGCAGGTTGGCACGCGGTTCGAGGTCGGCACGATGCTGCTGCATCTCGGCGGCGTGCAGTTCGGGGTCAGCGGCCCGCTGCGGTACACGATGACCGGCGCCGACGGGGTCGAGCTGTGCTCGCTCCTGACGCCGCGCACGGTCGTCCCGGTGCACTACGAGGGCTGGAGCCACTTCCGCCAGGGACGCGACGGAATCGAAGCGGCCTTCGCGGCGACGGCGCCGGAGCTCACCTGGCTCGACCTCGGGAAGCCGGGAACGGTGCCGATCTGA
- a CDS encoding alpha/beta hydrolase: protein MAADTIVLVHGFWVTPRSWEHWISHYEGRGFRVLAPGYPGFEVDVEALNADPEPILKVTVPAIIEHIESVIRELDQPPIIIGHSAGGAFTQILLDHGFGAAGVALNSAPTEGVRVVPFSQVKSTFPVLKSPANRHKAIPLSFDEWKYAFTNTFDDDEARALYERYAIPANGGILWGSVLANFQPGHQDTWVDYHNDGRAPLLFVSGSEDHIMPPEIQRSNAKHYKSNTITEIREYDGYAHLLPAQQGWQQIADDVLDWAVQHAS, encoded by the coding sequence ATGGCTGCTGACACCATCGTGCTGGTGCACGGTTTCTGGGTGACGCCGCGGAGCTGGGAGCACTGGATCAGCCACTACGAAGGGCGTGGGTTCCGGGTGCTGGCGCCGGGATACCCGGGTTTCGAGGTCGACGTGGAGGCGTTGAACGCCGACCCGGAGCCGATCCTGAAGGTGACCGTGCCGGCCATCATCGAGCACATCGAGTCGGTGATCCGCGAACTCGATCAGCCGCCGATCATCATCGGTCACTCGGCCGGTGGGGCGTTCACCCAGATCCTGCTCGACCACGGCTTCGGCGCGGCCGGTGTCGCGCTGAACTCGGCGCCGACCGAAGGCGTCCGGGTGGTGCCGTTCTCGCAGGTGAAGTCGACCTTCCCGGTCCTGAAGAGCCCGGCGAACCGGCACAAGGCGATCCCGCTGTCGTTCGACGAGTGGAAGTACGCGTTCACGAACACGTTCGACGACGACGAGGCCCGGGCGCTGTACGAGCGCTACGCCATCCCGGCGAACGGCGGGATCCTGTGGGGGAGTGTGCTGGCGAACTTCCAGCCCGGTCACCAGGACACCTGGGTCGACTACCACAACGACGGCCGCGCGCCGCTGCTGTTCGTCTCCGGTTCCGAGGACCACATCATGCCGCCCGAGATCCAGCGGTCGAACGCCAAGCACTACAAGTCGAACACGATCACCGAGATCCGTGAGTACGACGGTTACGCGCATCTCCTGCCGGCGCAGCAGGGGTGGCAGCAGATCGCGGACGACGTACTCGACTGGGCTGTGCAGCACGCATCGTGA
- a CDS encoding helix-turn-helix domain-containing protein, which yields MTMLLDTAVLPPRDRAEAFYAAMMSASVPSRVEHEDPDGEVHARMDFWQLGTPDLFRNEGSGIRLVRTPKHVRIGGPERLALAVQVTGSSVFSQGGRDRRVRTGELMLVDLTAPYDFAWTGLGASQAFQIDYADLGLSVETIRAAATRLPSSPVYDLVLNHLTALPGILESLHDTPSAGMIGDATTQLVRALLTSAADDDNGSPAMADVLFSRITWYLHRHLRDPALGPAQIAAAHNVSVRYLYKLFADHHRSLEQWLITERLKGAARQLKDPASKHLPIAVIAAGWGFDDATHFTRRFRQAYGMSPREWRALNRPV from the coding sequence ATGACCATGCTGCTCGACACCGCTGTGCTGCCGCCGCGGGACCGGGCCGAGGCGTTCTACGCGGCGATGATGTCGGCGAGCGTACCGTCACGCGTCGAGCACGAGGATCCGGACGGCGAGGTCCACGCCCGGATGGACTTCTGGCAGCTCGGGACGCCGGACCTGTTCCGCAACGAGGGCTCCGGGATCCGACTCGTCCGGACGCCGAAGCATGTCCGCATCGGCGGCCCGGAGCGCCTGGCTCTCGCGGTGCAGGTGACCGGATCGAGCGTGTTCAGCCAGGGCGGCCGCGATCGGCGCGTCCGGACCGGTGAACTGATGCTGGTCGACCTGACCGCGCCGTACGACTTCGCCTGGACCGGACTCGGCGCGTCGCAGGCGTTCCAGATCGACTACGCCGACCTCGGGCTCAGCGTCGAGACGATCCGCGCGGCGGCTACCCGACTCCCGAGCAGCCCGGTGTACGACCTGGTCCTGAACCATCTCACCGCGCTGCCGGGGATCCTCGAGTCGTTGCACGACACACCGTCGGCCGGGATGATCGGCGACGCCACCACGCAACTCGTCCGGGCCCTGCTGACGTCCGCCGCGGACGACGACAACGGGTCGCCCGCGATGGCCGACGTACTGTTCTCGCGCATCACGTGGTACCTGCACAGGCATCTGAGGGATCCGGCGCTCGGTCCCGCACAGATCGCGGCGGCGCACAACGTGTCGGTCCGCTACCTGTACAAGCTGTTCGCCGACCACCACCGCAGCCTCGAACAGTGGCTGATCACCGAACGCCTCAAGGGCGCCGCCCGACAACTCAAGGATCCGGCGAGCAAGCACCTCCCGATCGCGGTCATCGCAGCAGGCTGGGGATTCGACGACGCGACCCACTTCACCCGACGCTTCCGCCAGGCTTACGGCATGTCCCCGCGCGAGTGGCGCGCCCTCAACCGGCCGGTGTGA